A genomic stretch from Terriglobia bacterium includes:
- a CDS encoding Ig-like domain-containing protein: MEATDHAQQPLLQITSPVEGTVVRPGQSITVTLAADPSVQNMAVWGDAALSFGESTPSPLRFTVSVAPDALPGKHLITAAGTASGVDVDADSVSVDVERPDAPQFLTVELAILKFSGVGDDAPIITYGLFNDGNKINISRSTKTTYLSNDPTVATVSNEGLVTAVAPGKTTIAVNTTDCAAPPFLIRVEVPYPQPIGTSRTPPAGPVETMEGRISVRMR, translated from the coding sequence ATGGAAGCAACAGATCATGCTCAGCAGCCGCTCTTGCAGATTACGTCGCCAGTTGAAGGGACAGTCGTGAGGCCTGGGCAGTCGATCACGGTGACGCTGGCCGCAGATCCTTCCGTACAAAACATGGCCGTCTGGGGCGATGCGGCTTTGAGTTTCGGCGAATCCACACCGTCTCCTCTGCGGTTCACGGTCTCGGTGGCGCCGGACGCCTTGCCTGGCAAGCACCTCATAACAGCAGCGGGAACGGCTTCAGGAGTTGATGTGGATGCCGACTCGGTTTCGGTGGATGTGGAAAGACCCGATGCTCCCCAATTTCTGACGGTAGAGCTTGCGATTCTTAAGTTCAGCGGTGTCGGCGATGACGCTCCAATTATTACCTATGGGCTCTTCAATGACGGAAATAAGATAAACATCAGTCGATCCACGAAGACGACATATCTCTCCAATGATCCAACGGTAGCTACTGTGAGCAATGAGGGTCTGGTAACAGCGGTGGCTCCCGGTAAGACTACGATAGCGGTGAATACTACAGACTGTGCAGCTCCGCCATTTTTGATTCGCGTGGAAGTGCCATATCCACAACCCATCGGCACGAGCCGAACGCCTCCTGCCGGCCCAGTCGAGACCATGGAAGGACGAATTTCGGTGCGAATGCGTTAA
- the larC gene encoding nickel pincer cofactor biosynthesis protein LarC: MRIAYLECFSGISGDMFLGALLDAGVPPEVFTRTVEALGVDARLEIARVNRSGISATKLDVIAAGEKELPREEFWQEAVSTKALSTQPSAFGPAKSSPGTHSHGHAEEHSHSHAHSHSHDHEHLHSDGELHSHANEHGEHSHSEIPPGAAVPHEHDHSHDHAHSHRGLKEIRQIIQAASISQSAKDRAIRIFEALGAAEAKVHNTDIEKIHFHEVGAIDAIVDIVCASVGAEALGVDEWVCSPLNVGGGTVVCAHGAFPIPAPATLELLKHAPVYSGEIQKELVTPTGAAIVSVLASRFSQFPTMKTEKIGYGAGTRNFKNSPNVLRLTVGDTAEQHESPFPVEEITILEANVDDMTPQVFAYVMEQALQNGALDAFGTPVQMKKSRPGMLLTVLCRTEDSQRLVKFILAETTTLGVRMRRESRAALTRRHVSVSTRWGNVRMKLANLNGSISNYAPEYEDCRQIAKEKKVPLKTVMQEAIKVYLENTNG; the protein is encoded by the coding sequence ATGCGCATAGCCTACCTAGAGTGCTTTTCCGGAATCAGCGGCGACATGTTTCTGGGCGCCCTGCTTGACGCCGGAGTTCCGCCCGAGGTCTTTACCCGGACGGTGGAAGCCCTGGGCGTGGACGCGCGTCTGGAGATCGCGCGCGTTAACCGCAGCGGCATCAGCGCTACCAAGCTTGATGTAATCGCCGCCGGCGAAAAAGAGCTTCCGCGCGAAGAGTTCTGGCAAGAAGCAGTCAGCACTAAAGCACTCAGCACTCAGCCGTCAGCATTCGGTCCGGCAAAATCTTCGCCTGGGACACATTCGCATGGTCACGCAGAGGAACATTCGCATTCCCATGCCCACTCCCACAGCCATGATCACGAACACTTACATAGCGACGGGGAACTGCACAGCCATGCAAATGAGCACGGTGAGCACTCGCATTCCGAGATACCGCCGGGGGCGGCGGTGCCACATGAGCATGACCACAGCCACGACCACGCGCACTCGCATCGCGGACTGAAAGAAATTCGCCAGATCATTCAGGCTGCAAGCATCAGCCAATCGGCAAAAGATAGGGCGATCAGAATTTTTGAGGCGCTGGGCGCGGCGGAAGCCAAGGTCCACAACACTGACATTGAAAAGATCCATTTTCACGAAGTCGGCGCGATTGACGCCATCGTTGACATCGTCTGCGCTTCAGTCGGCGCGGAAGCGCTGGGCGTGGATGAATGGGTCTGCTCTCCGCTCAACGTCGGCGGCGGAACGGTGGTTTGCGCGCACGGCGCATTTCCCATTCCCGCGCCAGCGACACTGGAACTGCTGAAGCACGCTCCGGTCTATTCTGGAGAAATCCAGAAAGAGCTGGTCACGCCCACAGGCGCAGCCATCGTAAGCGTGCTGGCATCGCGCTTTTCACAGTTCCCTACAATGAAGACTGAAAAGATCGGCTATGGCGCGGGCACTCGCAACTTCAAGAACTCGCCCAACGTTCTTCGGCTGACCGTGGGTGATACGGCGGAGCAGCATGAGTCACCATTTCCCGTGGAAGAGATCACCATCCTTGAGGCCAATGTAGACGACATGACGCCGCAGGTCTTTGCCTATGTGATGGAGCAGGCGCTGCAGAACGGCGCGCTGGACGCGTTCGGCACTCCGGTGCAGATGAAGAAGAGCCGCCCCGGCATGCTGCTGACGGTGCTCTGCCGGACTGAAGACAGCCAGCGCCTTGTGAAATTTATTTTGGCTGAGACCACTACGCTCGGCGTAAGAATGCGGCGTGAAAGCCGCGCGGCGCTCACGCGTCGCCACGTGAGCGTAAGCACCAGGTGGGGCAATGTTCGCATGAAGCTGGCCAACCTGAACGGCAGTATCAGCAACTATGCTCCCGAATACGAAGATTGCCGCCAGATCGCTAAAGAAAAGAAAGTGCCATTAAAAACCGTGATGCAGGAAGCCATTAAAGTTTATCTGGAAAATACCAATGGATAA
- a CDS encoding GNAT family N-acetyltransferase yields MAAGKITLRAVQESDNEFLLKVYGSTREQELAQVPWTVEQKQQFVRMQYEAQKNHYAAQHPHATHEVICLEGTDAGRLYLDRSGEKFHILDITLLPEYRNRGAGSFLLGQIMAEAKEARKPMSIYVETFNPSLRLFQRLGFTVIQQEGFHLLLQCAS; encoded by the coding sequence ATGGCCGCCGGCAAAATAACACTTCGCGCCGTGCAGGAATCAGACAATGAGTTCCTGCTGAAAGTGTATGGCAGCACGCGCGAGCAGGAACTGGCGCAGGTCCCGTGGACAGTAGAGCAGAAGCAGCAGTTTGTGCGCATGCAGTACGAGGCGCAGAAAAACCATTATGCGGCGCAGCATCCCCATGCCACCCACGAAGTTATTTGCCTTGAAGGAACTGACGCCGGCCGTTTGTATCTAGACCGCTCGGGTGAGAAGTTTCACATCCTGGACATTACGCTCCTGCCGGAATATCGCAACCGGGGCGCCGGCTCCTTTCTGCTGGGGCAGATCATGGCGGAAGCAAAAGAAGCCCGCAAACCCATGAGCATCTACGTGGAAACGTTCAATCCTTCATTGCGGCTTTTTCAACGGCTCGGGTTCACCGTAATCCAGCAAGAGGGCTTTCACCTGCTGCTGCAATGCGCAAGCTAA
- the argS gene encoding arginine--tRNA ligase produces MYLQLQQQLIQRVRDLLKQQYDVELPRIVVDQPPNVGLGEYALPLSFELAKKLRKPPRKIAEEVVAALGQVPGFEKFEVAGAGYINARINRQEAARLLLDPGAAQPGSASGKKILVEHTSINPNKAAHIGHLRNAVLGDTFVRLLQAAGARVDVQNYIDNTGVQVADVVVGFLYLEKKGKSEIEKLIAAAGPPPSSFDYYCWDLYARVSQWYEESKENLKLRLQTLHDIERGGNEAADIGKLVSTAIIRRHLETMQRLDIEYDFLPQESEILHLHFWESAFEQLKQKGVLYFETEGKNKGCWVMKRAVSPQTAKRQAAAEDKDAPEAKDDQNKEGPDEDAKVIVRSNGTVTYVGKDIAYHLWKFGLLGRDFGYQRFYRYPNGRQVWISAESGEKEHPHFGGVNAIYNVIDSRQADPQNNVIEAIRGLGYAEQAEDYHHFSYEMVALTPRCAMELGYDVSEEDQKRSYIEVSGRKGFGVKADDLLDSLIAAAQKEVDSRHAEMSEQERHEIASQIAIGALRYFMLKFTKTSVIAFDFKEALSFEGETGPYAQYAIVRATNIFRKAGLSAEEILAGKIDLRFLKEDDELWELWLRAGQLSSMIEQCISTTEPAYAAKFAFQLAQQFNNFYHKHHILTEDDQAKKGFLLATAAVVRRALIQSLELMGIGAPSVM; encoded by the coding sequence TTGTACCTGCAACTACAGCAGCAGCTTATCCAACGGGTTCGCGACCTTTTGAAGCAGCAATATGATGTTGAATTGCCTCGCATCGTGGTTGACCAGCCTCCTAATGTAGGACTGGGAGAATACGCGCTGCCGCTGAGCTTTGAGCTGGCCAAGAAGCTGCGCAAGCCGCCGCGCAAGATTGCGGAAGAGGTTGTTGCGGCGCTCGGACAGGTTCCGGGCTTTGAAAAATTTGAAGTCGCCGGTGCGGGCTACATCAATGCGCGCATCAACCGCCAGGAAGCCGCGCGACTGCTGCTTGATCCCGGCGCAGCGCAGCCCGGTTCCGCCAGCGGCAAAAAGATCCTTGTCGAGCACACCAGCATCAATCCCAACAAAGCGGCCCACATCGGGCATCTGCGCAATGCCGTTCTGGGGGATACGTTTGTGCGCCTGCTTCAGGCTGCCGGCGCGCGGGTGGATGTGCAGAACTATATCGACAACACCGGCGTTCAGGTAGCGGACGTGGTTGTGGGATTTTTGTATCTGGAGAAAAAAGGGAAGAGCGAGATTGAGAAGCTGATCGCGGCTGCCGGGCCGCCGCCCAGTTCATTCGACTACTACTGTTGGGACCTCTACGCGCGCGTTTCGCAGTGGTATGAGGAAAGCAAGGAGAACCTGAAGCTTCGGCTGCAAACGCTGCACGATATTGAGCGCGGAGGGAATGAAGCGGCTGATATCGGAAAACTGGTTTCGACCGCCATCATTCGCCGCCATCTGGAAACCATGCAGCGGCTGGACATTGAATATGACTTTCTGCCGCAAGAGAGCGAGATTCTTCATCTGCATTTCTGGGAGTCGGCGTTTGAGCAGTTAAAGCAGAAGGGCGTGCTGTATTTCGAGACCGAAGGCAAGAACAAAGGCTGCTGGGTGATGAAGCGGGCGGTCTCTCCGCAAACCGCCAAACGGCAAGCCGCAGCCGAGGACAAAGATGCTCCTGAAGCCAAAGATGATCAGAACAAAGAAGGCCCGGACGAAGACGCCAAGGTAATCGTGCGCTCCAACGGCACGGTGACTTACGTCGGCAAAGACATTGCTTACCATCTATGGAAGTTCGGTTTGCTGGGGCGCGACTTCGGCTACCAGCGTTTCTATCGCTATCCCAACGGCCGTCAGGTCTGGATATCGGCAGAGTCGGGCGAAAAAGAGCATCCGCATTTTGGCGGCGTGAATGCCATATATAACGTGATTGACTCGCGCCAGGCTGATCCGCAGAACAACGTAATTGAAGCGATTCGCGGACTTGGTTACGCCGAGCAGGCGGAAGACTACCACCACTTTTCTTATGAAATGGTGGCGCTCACGCCGCGCTGCGCCATGGAATTGGGCTATGACGTTTCCGAAGAAGACCAGAAGCGCTCCTATATCGAGGTCTCAGGACGCAAAGGCTTTGGCGTAAAGGCGGATGACTTGCTCGATTCTCTGATCGCGGCGGCACAAAAGGAAGTGGACTCGAGACACGCGGAGATGAGCGAGCAGGAGCGGCATGAGATCGCTTCGCAGATTGCTATCGGTGCGCTGCGTTACTTCATGCTGAAGTTCACCAAGACATCGGTGATCGCGTTCGACTTCAAGGAAGCTTTGAGCTTTGAGGGTGAAACCGGGCCTTATGCGCAGTACGCGATTGTCCGCGCCACAAATATCTTCCGCAAAGCCGGCCTCAGCGCGGAAGAGATTCTTGCCGGCAAGATTGATTTACGTTTTCTGAAAGAAGATGACGAATTGTGGGAGCTGTGGCTGCGAGCCGGGCAGCTTTCCAGCATGATTGAGCAGTGCATCTCTACGACTGAACCCGCGTATGCGGCCAAGTTCGCGTTCCAACTGGCGCAGCAGTTCAACAACTTCTACCACAAGCACCACATCCTCACGGAAGACGACCAGGCAAAGAAAGGCTTTCTTCTGGCGACTGCGGCAGTAGTGCGTCGTGCGCTGATTCAGAGCCTTGAGTTGATGGGGATCGGCGCGCCGAGCGTCATGTAA